One region of Bacillus zhangzhouensis genomic DNA includes:
- a CDS encoding ABC transporter permease has translation MKLFENIKIALDSVLAHKLRSILTMLGIIIGVGSVIAVVAIGQGGEQMLKGSISGPNNTIDMTYTPSDEELNTNPNALFEAAFTEEDIKSIRTINGVQQVASSTAQGMELRFQDTTVDATVNGINKGYTEVHSLQIAEGQNLRGIDFRSGRRSALISDGLQKELFNGKKALGELIWMNGQPVEVIGVLAKQKGMFSFGMNEIYVPFAMLTSTFGMNEYDMLSIQVAHADQIKEVGESAAALLNENHHAEDAYEMINMEEINEGIGQITSIMTTIIGSIAGISLLVGGIGVMNIMLVSVTERTREIGIRKAMGATRAQILVEFLIESVVLTLIGGLMGIALGLGGASLVSLFAGWPSLVSWQVVCGGVLFSMLIGIVFGLIPANKAAGLDPIESLRYE, from the coding sequence ATGAAACTCTTTGAAAATATCAAAATAGCGCTGGATTCGGTTTTAGCTCATAAATTACGCTCTATTTTAACGATGCTTGGGATTATTATTGGTGTTGGATCAGTCATTGCAGTCGTGGCGATCGGTCAAGGCGGTGAACAAATGTTAAAAGGATCGATTTCAGGTCCAAACAATACCATTGATATGACATATACGCCTTCAGACGAAGAGTTAAATACAAATCCAAATGCATTATTCGAAGCCGCATTTACTGAGGAAGACATAAAAAGCATTAGGACAATCAACGGAGTGCAGCAGGTCGCCTCCTCGACTGCGCAAGGAATGGAGCTGAGATTTCAAGATACGACAGTTGATGCGACAGTTAACGGTATAAATAAAGGGTATACGGAAGTACATTCATTACAAATTGCAGAAGGACAGAATTTAAGAGGTATTGACTTTAGAAGCGGTAGAAGATCTGCTCTCATCTCAGATGGCTTACAAAAAGAACTATTCAACGGAAAAAAGGCATTAGGCGAACTGATTTGGATGAACGGACAGCCAGTTGAAGTCATTGGTGTGTTAGCAAAACAGAAAGGGATGTTTTCATTTGGTATGAATGAAATATATGTCCCATTTGCGATGCTCACCTCCACATTTGGTATGAATGAATATGATATGTTGTCTATTCAAGTCGCACATGCTGATCAAATAAAGGAAGTAGGCGAAAGTGCGGCTGCCTTATTAAATGAAAATCATCATGCAGAAGATGCTTACGAAATGATCAATATGGAAGAAATCAATGAAGGTATCGGTCAAATAACGTCCATTATGACAACGATCATTGGCTCAATAGCCGGGATATCTTTACTTGTCGGCGGCATCGGTGTGATGAATATTATGCTCGTTTCTGTGACAGAGAGGACAAGAGAAATCGGTATTCGAAAGGCAATGGGAGCAACAAGGGCTCAAATTCTCGTTGAGTTTTTAATTGAGTCTGTCGTTTTAACACTCATTGGCGGATTGATGGGGATTGCACTTGGTTTAGGCGGTGCTTCGCTAGTATCATTATTTGCCGGCTGGCCCTCTCTCGTATCTTGGCAAGTGGTATGTGGAGGTGTACTGTTTAGTATGCTCATTGGTATTGTTTTTGGGTTAATTCCTGCGAATAAAGCTGCGGGGCTAGACCCTATTGAATCGCTTAGGTATGAATAA
- the pfkB gene encoding 1-phosphofructokinase yields MIYTVTLNPSVDYIVHVEDFAVGGLNRSTYDQKYPGGKGINVSRLLKRHGVESKALGFIGGFTGKYIQDFLQNEQLQTAFHEVSEDTRINVKLKTGEETEINGRGPSITEAQFESFLSQFTSLTEGDVVVLAGSIPSSLPHNTYERIAEVCSEQGVRVVLDISGEALKKAADMKPFLMKPNHHELGEMFETSISSAAEAIPYGKKLLEQGAEHVIVSMAGDGALLFSKEGIYQSNVPKGTLVNSVGAGDSVVAGFLAGISKGLSIEDSFKLGVTSGSATAFSEELGTKELVDTLLPQVKVTRI; encoded by the coding sequence ATGATTTATACAGTTACTTTAAACCCATCAGTTGATTACATCGTACACGTAGAGGATTTTGCGGTCGGCGGTTTAAATCGTTCAACCTATGATCAAAAATATCCAGGTGGTAAAGGAATCAATGTCTCAAGGCTATTAAAACGTCACGGTGTTGAATCAAAAGCACTTGGATTCATTGGTGGATTTACAGGCAAATATATTCAAGATTTTTTACAGAACGAACAATTACAAACAGCCTTTCACGAGGTGTCAGAAGATACAAGAATCAATGTGAAACTAAAAACAGGTGAAGAGACAGAAATCAACGGACGCGGCCCATCTATTACTGAAGCACAATTTGAGTCGTTTCTATCTCAATTTACTTCATTGACTGAAGGAGATGTCGTTGTTTTAGCTGGCAGCATTCCTTCTTCATTACCTCATAACACATATGAGCGTATTGCTGAAGTTTGCAGTGAGCAAGGTGTAAGAGTTGTTCTTGATATTTCTGGCGAAGCGTTAAAAAAAGCGGCAGACATGAAACCGTTCTTAATGAAGCCAAATCATCATGAGCTGGGTGAAATGTTTGAGACGAGTATTTCATCAGCAGCAGAAGCAATCCCTTATGGGAAAAAGCTGTTAGAACAAGGTGCTGAACATGTCATCGTCTCCATGGCTGGAGATGGCGCCCTCTTATTCAGTAAAGAAGGAATCTATCAGTCCAATGTTCCAAAAGGAACGCTCGTTAATTCAGTCGGGGCAGGGGATTCAGTCGTTGCGGGGTTTTTAGCGGGCATTTCAAAAGGCCTTTCAATTGAAGATTCATTTAAGCTTGGTGTCACTTCAGGAAGTGCTACAGCATTTTCTGAGGAGCTTGGCACAAAAGAGCTTGTCGACACCCTGTTACCACAAGTAAAAGTCACACGCATTTAA
- a CDS encoding fructose-specific PTS transporter subunit EIIC — translation MKITELLTKHTIKLQLDSQQKEAVIEELVTVLDTAGKLHDKEGYKEAVINREKQSSTGIGEGIAIPHAKTASVKEPAIAFGRSTAGVDYESLDGQPSHLVFMIAATEGANNTHLEALSRLSTLLMREEIRKQLLEAATEDEIIEIINTHDQDDEEEEEVQEEPATEGKPAKILAVTACPTGIAHTFMAADALKEKAKEMGVDIKVETNGSGGIKHALTAKEIEEAPAIIVAADKQVEMERFKGKHVIEVPVTAGIRRPQELIEKAINQDAPIYKGSGGSSSKDENESSGKGRSGFYKHLMSGVSNMLPFVVGGGILVAISFFWGIKSADPNDPSFNSFAAVLNGIGGDNALALIVAVLAGFIAMSIADRPGFAPGMVGGFMASAAGAGFLGGLIAGFLAGYIVVLLKKVFTFVPQSLDGIKPVLLYPLFGIFFTGIIMHYIVNTPVKMVMDGLTHWLESLGTGNLVLMGIILAGMMAIDMGGPINKAAYTFGLAMIAAGNYAPHAAIMAGGMVPPLGIALATTIFRNKFSKRDREAGITCYFMGAAFITEGAIPFAAADPLRVIPSAVIGAAVAGGLTEFFRVTLPAPHGGLFVFWVTNHPVLYIISILIGAVVTAIILGILKKPVQQEA, via the coding sequence ATGAAAATTACAGAACTACTCACAAAGCATACCATTAAGCTTCAATTAGACAGCCAGCAGAAAGAAGCCGTTATTGAAGAGCTGGTCACTGTTTTAGATACAGCAGGCAAGTTACATGATAAAGAGGGCTACAAAGAAGCTGTGATCAATCGTGAAAAACAGAGCTCAACTGGTATTGGCGAAGGAATTGCCATCCCTCACGCTAAAACAGCAAGTGTAAAAGAGCCTGCCATTGCATTTGGCCGCTCAACTGCTGGTGTAGATTATGAATCACTGGACGGACAACCGAGTCATCTTGTCTTTATGATTGCCGCAACTGAAGGCGCAAACAACACGCACTTAGAGGCACTTTCTCGTTTATCCACACTTCTTATGCGTGAAGAAATTCGAAAGCAGCTCCTTGAAGCGGCGACTGAAGATGAAATCATTGAGATCATCAATACACATGATCAAGATGATGAAGAAGAAGAGGAAGTTCAAGAGGAGCCAGCTACAGAAGGAAAACCTGCTAAAATTTTAGCGGTAACCGCTTGCCCGACCGGCATCGCACATACATTTATGGCAGCAGATGCTTTGAAAGAAAAAGCAAAAGAAATGGGCGTTGACATTAAAGTTGAAACAAACGGCTCTGGCGGTATTAAACATGCCCTTACAGCAAAAGAAATTGAAGAAGCGCCAGCCATCATTGTGGCAGCGGACAAGCAAGTTGAAATGGAACGCTTTAAAGGCAAACATGTCATTGAAGTCCCTGTAACAGCTGGTATTCGCCGTCCTCAGGAATTGATTGAAAAAGCCATCAATCAAGATGCGCCGATTTATAAAGGTTCAGGTGGCAGTTCTTCTAAAGACGAAAATGAATCATCTGGCAAAGGAAGAAGCGGATTTTACAAGCACTTAATGAGCGGTGTAAGTAACATGCTTCCATTTGTTGTCGGAGGCGGTATTCTTGTTGCGATTTCATTCTTCTGGGGGATTAAGTCAGCTGACCCTAATGATCCATCTTTTAATTCATTTGCCGCTGTATTAAATGGAATTGGCGGAGATAATGCGCTTGCCTTAATCGTTGCAGTATTAGCTGGATTTATTGCCATGAGCATTGCAGATCGCCCAGGTTTTGCACCAGGTATGGTCGGCGGATTTATGGCATCAGCAGCAGGTGCAGGGTTTCTAGGCGGACTGATTGCTGGTTTCCTAGCAGGTTACATCGTTGTGCTGCTCAAAAAAGTATTCACATTCGTACCGCAGTCACTCGACGGGATTAAACCAGTTCTGCTGTATCCATTGTTCGGTATTTTCTTCACAGGTATTATCATGCATTATATTGTCAACACACCAGTGAAAATGGTGATGGACGGATTAACACACTGGCTTGAATCCTTAGGGACTGGAAATCTTGTCTTAATGGGTATTATTTTAGCTGGTATGATGGCAATTGATATGGGAGGCCCAATTAACAAAGCGGCTTACACATTTGGTCTTGCAATGATTGCTGCTGGCAACTACGCACCGCATGCTGCGATTATGGCAGGCGGAATGGTTCCACCACTAGGTATTGCACTTGCAACAACGATCTTTAGAAATAAGTTCTCAAAACGTGACCGTGAAGCAGGAATTACATGTTACTTCATGGGAGCTGCCTTCATCACTGAAGGGGCGATCCCGTTTGCGGCGGCGGATCCTCTTCGTGTGATTCCTTCAGCTGTTATTGGTGCAGCAGTTGCTGGCGGGTTAACGGAATTCTTTAGAGTGACGCTTCCTGCACCGCATGGCGGACTATTTGTTTTCTGGGTAACAAATCATCCAGTTCTTTATATCATCAGCATCTTAATCGGTGCCGTTGTGACAGCGATTATACTGGGTATTTTGAAAAAACCAGTTCAACAAGAAGCGTAA
- the lepB gene encoding signal peptidase I produces MQSDAKQAKTKKKSSLFEWIKAILIALALVLLIRTFIFEPYVVEGESMEPTLHDGEKLFVNKTINFFGGVKRGDIVIINGKDGQKIHYVKRLIGLPGDTIEMKDDTLYINGKKVDEPYLKENKAHAKEYEVHLTGDFGPVKVPKNDYFVMGDNRLNSMDSRNGLGLIEKDRVVGTSEFVFFPFGDIRRTQ; encoded by the coding sequence ATTCAATCTGATGCGAAGCAAGCCAAAACAAAGAAGAAAAGTTCACTGTTTGAATGGATCAAAGCCATTTTAATCGCACTTGCGCTCGTCTTGCTGATCCGTACGTTTATATTTGAACCGTATGTAGTGGAAGGAGAGTCAATGGAACCGACACTTCATGATGGGGAAAAGCTGTTTGTCAACAAAACCATTAACTTTTTTGGTGGGGTGAAACGCGGTGACATCGTGATTATTAATGGAAAAGATGGTCAGAAGATTCATTATGTTAAACGATTGATCGGCCTTCCCGGTGATACGATTGAAATGAAGGATGATACGCTTTACATTAATGGCAAAAAAGTAGATGAGCCTTATTTAAAAGAGAACAAGGCGCATGCGAAAGAGTATGAAGTGCATTTAACTGGAGATTTTGGTCCAGTGAAAGTACCGAAAAACGATTACTTTGTGATGGGGGACAACAGACTGAATTCCATGGACAGCAGAAATGGACTTGGCCTCATTGAAAAGGATCGGGTTGTTGGGACATCAGAATTTGTTTTCTTCCCATTTGGCGACATTCGACGAACTCAATGA
- a CDS encoding ATP-binding cassette domain-containing protein produces MIAVNNVSLRFGDRKLFEEVNIKFTPGNCYGLIGANGAGKSTFLKILSGEIEAQTGDVHMSPGERLAILKQNHFEYEESEVLKVVIMGHKRLYDVMQEKDAIYMKPDFSDEDGIRAAELEGEFAELNGWEAESEAAILLKGLGIPESLQSKKMSELGGSEKVKVLLAQALFGKPDVLLLDEPTNHLDLQAIQWLEEFLINFENTVIVVSHDRHFLNKVCTHIADLDFGKIQVYVGNYDFWYESSQLALKLSQEANKKKEEQIKQLQEFVARFSANASKSKQATSRKKLLDKISLDDIKPSSRKYPYVHFAPEREIGNDVLQVEGLSKTIDGVKVLDHVSFIMNREDKIAFLSRNELAVSTLFKILAGEMEPDSGSFKWGVTTSQAYFPKDNSEYFEGNDVDLVDWLRQYSPNDQSESFLRGFLGRMLFSGEEVKKKASVLSGGEKVRCMLSKMMLSGANILLLDEPTNHLDLESITALNNGLMNFKGAMLFSSHDHQFVETVANRIIEVTPNGIVDKQTTYDEFLSDQDIQKRIQELYA; encoded by the coding sequence ATGATTGCAGTAAATAATGTTAGTTTGCGCTTTGGTGATCGTAAACTATTTGAAGAAGTAAATATTAAATTCACTCCTGGCAACTGCTACGGATTAATTGGTGCCAATGGAGCTGGTAAATCAACGTTCCTAAAAATTCTTTCTGGAGAAATTGAGGCTCAAACGGGCGATGTTCATATGAGTCCTGGTGAGCGTTTAGCGATTTTAAAACAGAACCACTTTGAATACGAAGAGTCTGAAGTGCTAAAAGTCGTCATCATGGGTCATAAACGTCTATATGACGTGATGCAGGAGAAAGATGCGATCTATATGAAACCTGATTTCTCAGATGAAGACGGGATTCGTGCAGCGGAGCTTGAAGGTGAGTTTGCTGAATTAAACGGTTGGGAAGCTGAAAGTGAAGCAGCAATCCTATTAAAGGGTCTTGGTATTCCAGAAAGCCTTCAATCGAAGAAAATGTCTGAGCTTGGCGGTTCTGAAAAGGTAAAAGTACTTTTAGCTCAAGCTTTATTTGGCAAGCCTGACGTTCTTCTTCTCGATGAGCCAACGAACCATTTGGACTTACAAGCTATCCAGTGGCTCGAAGAGTTTCTCATTAACTTTGAAAATACCGTCATCGTCGTTTCGCATGATCGTCATTTCTTAAACAAAGTATGTACACATATTGCGGACCTTGATTTCGGGAAAATCCAAGTATACGTCGGTAACTATGATTTTTGGTATGAGTCCAGCCAGTTAGCGCTGAAACTAAGCCAAGAAGCAAATAAGAAAAAAGAAGAACAAATTAAGCAGCTTCAAGAGTTTGTTGCCCGGTTTAGTGCGAACGCTTCTAAATCGAAGCAAGCGACATCAAGAAAGAAATTGCTTGATAAAATCTCTTTAGATGACATTAAGCCGTCTTCACGTAAATATCCGTATGTTCATTTTGCGCCAGAGCGTGAAATCGGAAATGATGTCCTTCAAGTAGAAGGTCTATCAAAAACAATTGACGGTGTGAAAGTACTTGATCATGTCAGCTTTATTATGAATCGCGAAGATAAAATTGCGTTCTTAAGCCGTAATGAGCTTGCTGTGTCCACTTTATTTAAAATCCTTGCTGGTGAAATGGAGCCAGACAGCGGATCATTTAAATGGGGCGTCACAACGTCACAAGCCTATTTTCCAAAAGACAATAGTGAATATTTTGAAGGAAACGATGTTGATCTCGTTGATTGGCTTCGTCAATATTCACCGAATGATCAAAGCGAAAGCTTCCTGCGTGGTTTCTTAGGACGTATGCTTTTCTCTGGGGAAGAAGTGAAGAAAAAAGCAAGTGTCTTATCAGGAGGAGAAAAGGTTCGTTGTATGTTATCAAAAATGATGCTGTCTGGAGCGAATATTTTGCTGCTGGATGAGCCAACGAACCACTTAGACCTAGAATCCATTACAGCGCTGAATAACGGTCTCATGAACTTTAAAGGAGCGATGCTCTTCTCATCTCATGACCATCAGTTTGTTGAAACAGTCGCAAACCGGATTATCGAAGTGACGCCAAATGGCATCGTCGATAAACAAACAACATATGATGAATTCTTATCAGATCAAGACATCCAAAAAAGAATTCAAGAGCTTTACGCATAA
- a CDS encoding aminopeptidase produces MSSFEKQLDQYAKTIVEVGVNVQKGQEVVVSAFIESAHLVRLVAKHAYERGAKNVHIRWSDDVLTRLKYEHAPQEVFEQFPEWEAQMMETIAKRGGAFITILSESPDLLRGIDSKKIAAQQKAAGSALHTYRQYVQSDKVAWTVVGAASKEWAKKIFPDHTFEEAVTLLWDQIFKVARADQADPVEAWKKHDASLNEKVKILNERHYHKLHYEAPGTDLTIELPEQHIWVGAGSVSERGVSFMANMPTEEVFTVPKKDGVNGTVASTKPLSYAGNIINEFSLTFENGRIVDVKAKEGEDILTSLVETDEGSHYLGEVALVPDDSPISNSNILYYNTLYDENASNHLAIGSGYAFNIEGGKEMKREELDAAGVNSSITHVDFMIGSKEMNIDGITKDGTREPIFRNGNWAI; encoded by the coding sequence ATGAGTTCATTTGAAAAACAACTAGATCAATATGCTAAGACCATCGTTGAAGTCGGCGTGAATGTACAAAAGGGGCAGGAAGTCGTTGTATCTGCATTTATTGAATCTGCACACCTTGTTCGTCTTGTAGCGAAACACGCGTATGAGCGCGGAGCAAAAAATGTACATATCCGCTGGAGTGATGATGTTCTCACCCGTTTAAAATATGAACATGCACCACAGGAAGTATTTGAGCAATTCCCAGAATGGGAAGCACAGATGATGGAAACCATCGCAAAACGCGGCGGCGCTTTTATTACCATCCTGTCAGAAAGTCCTGACCTTTTGCGAGGCATTGACTCGAAAAAAATCGCTGCACAGCAAAAAGCTGCTGGTTCAGCACTACATACATATCGTCAATATGTTCAATCTGACAAAGTCGCTTGGACGGTCGTAGGTGCTGCATCTAAAGAATGGGCGAAAAAGATTTTCCCTGATCATACATTTGAAGAGGCTGTCACTTTATTGTGGGATCAAATCTTTAAAGTCGCACGCGCTGATCAAGCAGATCCTGTTGAGGCTTGGAAAAAGCACGATGCGTCATTAAATGAAAAGGTCAAAATACTCAATGAACGCCACTATCACAAGCTTCATTATGAAGCACCGGGCACAGACTTAACGATCGAGCTTCCAGAGCAGCATATTTGGGTAGGTGCTGGCAGCGTAAGTGAACGCGGCGTCTCGTTTATGGCCAACATGCCGACTGAAGAAGTCTTTACCGTACCGAAAAAAGACGGTGTAAACGGGACAGTGGCAAGCACAAAGCCGCTCAGCTATGCTGGAAATATCATTAATGAATTTTCATTAACCTTTGAAAATGGCCGGATTGTGGATGTGAAAGCAAAAGAAGGCGAAGACATCTTAACTTCTCTCGTTGAAACAGATGAAGGCTCGCATTATCTAGGTGAGGTGGCCCTCGTACCAGATGATTCACCCATTTCTAACTCAAATATTCTTTATTACAATACACTTTACGATGAAAATGCATCAAACCACCTGGCCATTGGCAGCGGATATGCGTTTAATATCGAAGGCGGAAAAGAGATGAAACGTGAAGAATTGGATGCAGCAGGTGTGAACAGCAGTATTACACACGTTGATTTCATGATTGGTTCAAAGGAAATGAATATTGACGGGATCACTAAAGACGGGACACGCGAACCGATCTTCCGTAATGGAAACTGGGCGATTTAA
- a CDS encoding protein YkpC (YkpC, a protein of only 43 or 44 amino acids, is found broadly in the genus Bacillus.) codes for MLLDLGKRVVVTVILTGIILGGMSLSFSHMPPSNGQPVKQLNR; via the coding sequence ATGTTGCTTGATTTAGGTAAACGGGTCGTAGTCACAGTCATTTTAACGGGTATTATTTTAGGAGGAATGAGCCTGTCGTTTTCACATATGCCGCCTTCTAATGGACAGCCTGTGAAACAACTGAACCGCTAA
- the mreBH gene encoding rod-share determining protein MreBH, producing the protein MFQNAEIGIDLGTANILVYSKNKGIILNEPSVVAVDTETKTVLAVGSEAKEMIGKTPGKIVAIRPMKDGVIADYDMTTDLLKQIMKKAGKNIGFTFRKPTVVVCTPSGSTAVERRAISDAVKNCGAKHVHLIEEPVAAAIGADLPVDEPVANVVVDIGGGTTEVAIISFGGVVSCHSIRIGGDQLDEDIITFVRKKYNLLIGERTAEQVKMEIGYGLIEHEPESLEVRGRDLVTGLPKTITLVSHEIQGAMRESLLHILEAIRATLEDSPPELSGDIVDRGVILTGGGALLNGIQEWLSQEIVVPVHIAANPLESVAIGTGRSLEVIDKLQKTLK; encoded by the coding sequence ATGTTTCAAAATGCCGAAATTGGAATTGATTTGGGAACAGCTAACATATTAGTTTATAGTAAAAACAAGGGAATTATTTTAAATGAACCGTCCGTCGTGGCAGTCGATACAGAAACAAAAACTGTACTTGCCGTCGGATCAGAAGCAAAAGAAATGATCGGGAAAACACCTGGGAAAATTGTTGCGATCCGTCCGATGAAAGACGGTGTCATCGCTGATTATGATATGACAACAGATTTACTTAAACAAATTATGAAAAAAGCAGGAAAAAATATCGGGTTTACCTTTAGAAAGCCAACTGTCGTTGTATGTACACCTTCAGGTTCAACAGCTGTTGAGCGCCGCGCTATCAGCGATGCTGTGAAAAACTGCGGAGCAAAACATGTCCATTTAATTGAAGAACCTGTTGCAGCTGCAATCGGTGCTGATCTTCCGGTAGACGAGCCGGTTGCGAACGTCGTAGTCGATATTGGCGGCGGAACAACAGAAGTTGCGATCATTTCGTTTGGCGGTGTTGTCTCTTGTCATTCAATCCGAATTGGCGGCGATCAGTTGGATGAAGATATCATTACGTTTGTCAGAAAGAAATATAATCTATTAATCGGCGAACGGACTGCCGAGCAGGTAAAAATGGAAATTGGGTATGGTCTCATTGAGCATGAGCCTGAATCATTAGAAGTACGCGGGCGCGATCTTGTGACAGGCCTGCCAAAAACGATCACACTTGTCTCTCATGAAATTCAAGGCGCCATGCGAGAATCACTTCTTCATATTTTAGAAGCGATTCGTGCCACATTAGAGGACAGCCCTCCAGAACTAAGCGGGGATATTGTAGACCGCGGTGTCATTTTAACTGGCGGCGGCGCTCTTTTAAATGGGATTCAAGAATGGCTTTCTCAGGAGATTGTTGTTCCAGTCCATATTGCAGCCAATCCACTTGAATCTGTTGCAATTGGAACAGGACGTTCATTAGAAGTGATCGACAAATTGCAAAAAACTTTAAAATAA
- a CDS encoding AbrB/MazE/SpoVT family DNA-binding domain-containing protein, with amino-acid sequence MKSIGVVRKVDELGRIVMPIELRRALDIAIKDSMEFFIDEDKIVLKKYQPQGVCLMTGEITSENHEYGNGQITLSAEGAELLLKELREALQQ; translated from the coding sequence TTGAAATCTATCGGAGTCGTAAGAAAAGTAGACGAACTAGGACGTATTGTCATGCCAATCGAATTGAGAAGAGCACTTGATATCGCTATTAAAGACAGTATGGAATTTTTTATAGATGAAGATAAAATCGTCTTGAAAAAATATCAGCCGCAGGGCGTTTGTCTCATGACTGGTGAGATTACATCAGAGAATCATGAATATGGAAATGGTCAAATTACATTAAGCGCTGAAGGCGCAGAACTGCTGTTAAAAGAGCTGCGAGAAGCTCTTCAGCAGTAA
- a CDS encoding ATP-binding protein codes for MNKTYQVRIMLSVLAFIFIISWDFFYYLSGYQIKWPLDLAFTVVLLAGIWVVSGYVDRLNLLVSDLNKREKEAHELTERLNRITDNLQEIVFETDEKGQIIFLNQAWKQMTGYDIDECLGTMYNQYFDQEERVVQHLSSVIKEHKDAGRIELQLHHKEGKKVWGDVHYKLYFDEQHQFTGGIGTVADITKQKLAKLELEKSNQQLQMQAQKLAVAGQIAAGIAHEVRNPLTSVNGFLQLMKTQYPERTDYFDIIFSEIKRIDFVLSELLVLAKPQSVRFQEVQLHGLLEQVITLLKTNAVLSNIDLKQPFKKQDAGVILADANQMKQLFINLIKNAIEAMPEGGSIYISTEKVMNEWKITIQDEGKGMSEEDIQKIYDPFFSTKTEGTGLGLTICATILKDHHGRMDVSSELGKGTAFHIYLPVCQKSRQQQGERT; via the coding sequence TTGAACAAAACATATCAAGTGCGGATCATGTTATCTGTTCTTGCATTTATCTTTATCATAAGCTGGGATTTCTTTTATTATCTAAGCGGCTATCAAATTAAATGGCCGCTCGATCTAGCCTTTACAGTCGTTTTGTTAGCAGGGATTTGGGTTGTTTCAGGATATGTAGACCGCTTGAATTTACTTGTGTCAGATCTAAATAAGAGAGAAAAAGAAGCACACGAACTGACAGAGCGGCTGAATCGTATTACAGATAACTTGCAAGAAATCGTCTTTGAAACAGATGAAAAAGGGCAAATCATTTTCTTAAATCAAGCATGGAAACAAATGACCGGCTATGACATAGATGAATGTCTAGGCACGATGTACAATCAGTACTTTGATCAAGAAGAAAGAGTTGTTCAGCATTTGTCATCTGTCATCAAAGAGCATAAGGATGCAGGGCGGATCGAACTGCAGCTTCATCATAAAGAGGGAAAGAAAGTATGGGGAGACGTTCATTATAAGCTCTACTTTGATGAGCAGCATCAGTTTACTGGAGGTATTGGAACAGTTGCAGATATTACAAAACAAAAGCTCGCAAAGCTTGAGCTTGAAAAATCAAATCAACAATTGCAAATGCAGGCGCAAAAGCTGGCCGTTGCAGGACAAATAGCCGCTGGAATTGCCCATGAAGTCAGAAATCCGCTGACCTCAGTAAACGGTTTTTTGCAGCTCATGAAAACACAATATCCGGAAAGAACCGATTATTTTGACATTATCTTTTCCGAAATTAAACGGATTGATTTTGTTTTAAGTGAGCTGCTTGTGCTGGCAAAGCCGCAATCGGTCCGTTTTCAAGAAGTTCAGCTTCATGGACTGTTAGAACAGGTCATTACATTGCTAAAAACCAATGCAGTTCTTTCGAATATTGATCTCAAACAGCCATTTAAAAAACAGGATGCCGGTGTTATTTTAGCAGACGCTAACCAAATGAAACAGCTGTTCATTAATTTAATCAAAAATGCCATTGAGGCAATGCCTGAAGGCGGCAGTATATACATATCAACAGAAAAAGTGATGAATGAATGGAAAATTACCATTCAAGATGAAGGAAAAGGGATGTCTGAAGAGGATATTCAGAAAATATATGATCCTTTCTTCTCCACGAAAACAGAAGGGACGGGGCTTGGTCTCACCATCTGTGCAACGATTTTAAAAGATCATCACGGTAGGATGGATGTGTCCAGTGAGCTGGGAAAAGGTACAGCATTTCATATCTATTTACCTGTGTGTCAAAAAAGCAGACAGCAGCAAGGCGAGAGGACGTGA